A single region of the Oreochromis niloticus isolate F11D_XX linkage group LG19, O_niloticus_UMD_NMBU, whole genome shotgun sequence genome encodes:
- the LOC100706817 gene encoding uncharacterized protein LOC100706817 isoform X6, which translates to MREYLKVNETSKLNTFSLKRTDMGNIKVGLTPANQSEGITEPEGRPLRRSSVSSLVTSAVKFLDVGMEIEEELTSLLPTLDREKIICIVEHLTDVIGVQQKSDLLFVEAEDLKPFLTPIQIRKLLLAFKGDGNRPENLNDTITLEPCPAASAETSSHPPHPSSSTSTTMYNHYSSSWVSHLQIPWERFPLRLSHAITRGDRAHPEDRRSMVRIVVEAMQVHCTNPKRASCEEVAKIIVNRYPQTFADFTDKGERLGCGHYSLLRSIKSRVEHVNRDNTTHRLRQTKRTRNEEDCSPNSSATSPKKVRCLVDSYGCINWQPVDLPEGETPASLEEKKHILLTVFNSEGPGAVERPDVDDFMCLTYISQRQLINSCPSLSVAEIQEQWPFLFTQKGLSNHFYKLTGIDISERLGQALITKGRRIINYFSSQKLKWNLGIRTLIQQIESEGVLTNNKVGTAAILLMMKYYKEDEDSLFVLADETSTRMSLEAESNLPITPRLIMLGQSLMTTTCWMVSAEGRVIVELDKENTFADAMSVFFGSFYVLNLEYQESACATLELIQR; encoded by the exons ATGCGGGAGTATCTCAAAGTAAATGAAACATCTAAACTTAACACTTTTTCCCTAAAACGGACTGACATGGGAAACATTAAAGTTGGATTGACACCAGCTAATCAGTCtgaag GAATCACAGAACCAGAAGGGAGACCACTGAGGAGGAGTTCTGTAAGTTCACTGGTGACCTCAGCTGTCAAGTTCCTGGATGTGG GGATGGAGATTGAAGAGGAACTCACAAGCCTCCTGCCGACACtagacagagagaaaataatCTGCATTGTAGAACATCTGACGGACGTTATCGGCGTACAACAAAAAAGTGACCTTTTGTTTGTGGAGGCGGAAGATCTCAAACCCTTTCTCACACCAATTCAAATACGTAAACTACTTCTTGCATTTAAAGGAG atggCAACAGACCAGAGAACCTGAATGACACCATTACTCTGGAGCCATGCcctgctgcatcagctgaaaCATCAAGCCATCCAcctcacccctcctcctccacgtCCACCACTATGTACAACCATTACTCCAGCTCTTGGGTCTCACACTTACAGATTCCTTGGGAAAGATTTCCACTCCGACTGTCGCATGCAATCACAAGAGGAGACAGAGCTCATCCAGAGGACAGGAGAAGTATGGTCAGAATTGTTGTGGAGGCCATGCAAGTTCACTGCACGAACCCTAAACGTGCATCTTGTGAAGAAGTTGCTAAAATCATTGTAAACAGATACCCTCAGACATTTGCAGATTTTACTGACAAGGGAGAAAGACTGGGTTGTGGACATTATTCACTACTAAGAAGCATCAAATCTAGAGTTGAACATGTTAATCGAGATAATACAACACATAGACTTCGTCAAACAAAGAGAACCAGGAATGAGGAAGACTGCAGTCCCAACAGTAGTGCAACCTCACCTAAAAAAGTTAGATGCCTTGTTGATAGCTATGGTTGTATAAATTGGCAGCCAGTTGACCTTCCTGAGGGGGAAACGCCAGCTTCTTTAGAGGAAAAGAAGCACATCTTGTTAACAGTTTTTAATTCAGAAGGACCTGGAGCTGTGGAGAGACCTGATGTGGATGACTTCATGTGCCTCACATATATTTCTCAGCGGCAGCTTATCAACAGTTGTCCCTCACTTTCAGTAGCTGAAATTCAGGAGCAGTGGCCATTCTTATTTACTCAGAAAGGTCTTTCGAACCACTTTTACAAACTCACAGGCATCGATATCAGTGAGCGCTTAGGTCAGGCCCTCATAACCAAAGGCAGAAGGATTATTAACTATTTCTCCAGCCAGAAGCTCAAATGGAACCTTGGTATAAGGACACTCATCCAGCAGATAGAAAGTGAGGGAGTTTTGACCAACAACAAGGTTGGCACAGCAGCCATACTTCTCATGATGAAGTATTACAAGGAAGATGAAGACTCCCTCTTTGTCTTAGCAGAT GAAACATCTACCAGGATGTCCCTTGAAGCAGAGAGCAACCTGCCAATCACTCCAAGGCTGATTATGCTTG GACAAAGTTTAATGACCACCACCTGCTGGATGGTGAGTGCAGAGGGGCGTGTAATTGTTGAGCTGGACAAAGAGAACACCTTTGCTGATGCGATGTCAGTCTTCTTTGGTTCATTCTATGTATTGAACCTGGAATACCAGGAGTCAGCGTGTGCAACATTGGAACTAATTCAGAG ATGA
- the LOC100706817 gene encoding uncharacterized protein LOC100706817 isoform X3: MREYLKVNETSKLNTFSLKRTDMGNIKVGLTPANQSEGITEPEGRPLRRSSVSSLVTSAVKFLDVGMEIEEELTSLLPTLDREKIICIVEHLTDVIGVQQKSDLLFVEAEDLKPFLTPIQIRKLLLAFKGDGNRPENLNDTITLEPCPAASAETSSHPPHPSSSTSTTMYNHYSSSWVSHLQIPWERFPLRLSHAITRGDRAHPEDRRSMVRIVVEAMQVHCTNPKRASCEEVAKIIVNRYPQTFADFTDKGERLGCGHYSLLRSIKSRVEHVNRDNTTHRLRQTKRTRNEEDCSPNSSATSPKKVRCLVDSYGCINWQPVDLPEGETPASLEEKKHILLTVFNSEGPGAVERPDVDDFMCLTYISQRQLINSCPSLSVAEIQEQWPFLFTQKGLSNHFYKLTGIDISERLGQALITKGRRIINYFSSQKLKWNLGIRTLIQQIESEGVLTNNKVGTAAILLMMKYYKEDEDSLFVLADETSTRMSLEAESNLPITPRLIMLGQSLMTTTCWMVSAEGRVIVELDKENTFADAMSVFFGSFYVLNLEYQESACATLELIQRFFVRINPEEGTKCTSKVGTSRRTGTIVKRKVVHINPHVTTFLQRLTEFEWKTSN, translated from the exons ATGCGGGAGTATCTCAAAGTAAATGAAACATCTAAACTTAACACTTTTTCCCTAAAACGGACTGACATGGGAAACATTAAAGTTGGATTGACACCAGCTAATCAGTCtgaag GAATCACAGAACCAGAAGGGAGACCACTGAGGAGGAGTTCTGTAAGTTCACTGGTGACCTCAGCTGTCAAGTTCCTGGATGTGG GGATGGAGATTGAAGAGGAACTCACAAGCCTCCTGCCGACACtagacagagagaaaataatCTGCATTGTAGAACATCTGACGGACGTTATCGGCGTACAACAAAAAAGTGACCTTTTGTTTGTGGAGGCGGAAGATCTCAAACCCTTTCTCACACCAATTCAAATACGTAAACTACTTCTTGCATTTAAAGGAG atggCAACAGACCAGAGAACCTGAATGACACCATTACTCTGGAGCCATGCcctgctgcatcagctgaaaCATCAAGCCATCCAcctcacccctcctcctccacgtCCACCACTATGTACAACCATTACTCCAGCTCTTGGGTCTCACACTTACAGATTCCTTGGGAAAGATTTCCACTCCGACTGTCGCATGCAATCACAAGAGGAGACAGAGCTCATCCAGAGGACAGGAGAAGTATGGTCAGAATTGTTGTGGAGGCCATGCAAGTTCACTGCACGAACCCTAAACGTGCATCTTGTGAAGAAGTTGCTAAAATCATTGTAAACAGATACCCTCAGACATTTGCAGATTTTACTGACAAGGGAGAAAGACTGGGTTGTGGACATTATTCACTACTAAGAAGCATCAAATCTAGAGTTGAACATGTTAATCGAGATAATACAACACATAGACTTCGTCAAACAAAGAGAACCAGGAATGAGGAAGACTGCAGTCCCAACAGTAGTGCAACCTCACCTAAAAAAGTTAGATGCCTTGTTGATAGCTATGGTTGTATAAATTGGCAGCCAGTTGACCTTCCTGAGGGGGAAACGCCAGCTTCTTTAGAGGAAAAGAAGCACATCTTGTTAACAGTTTTTAATTCAGAAGGACCTGGAGCTGTGGAGAGACCTGATGTGGATGACTTCATGTGCCTCACATATATTTCTCAGCGGCAGCTTATCAACAGTTGTCCCTCACTTTCAGTAGCTGAAATTCAGGAGCAGTGGCCATTCTTATTTACTCAGAAAGGTCTTTCGAACCACTTTTACAAACTCACAGGCATCGATATCAGTGAGCGCTTAGGTCAGGCCCTCATAACCAAAGGCAGAAGGATTATTAACTATTTCTCCAGCCAGAAGCTCAAATGGAACCTTGGTATAAGGACACTCATCCAGCAGATAGAAAGTGAGGGAGTTTTGACCAACAACAAGGTTGGCACAGCAGCCATACTTCTCATGATGAAGTATTACAAGGAAGATGAAGACTCCCTCTTTGTCTTAGCAGAT GAAACATCTACCAGGATGTCCCTTGAAGCAGAGAGCAACCTGCCAATCACTCCAAGGCTGATTATGCTTG GACAAAGTTTAATGACCACCACCTGCTGGATGGTGAGTGCAGAGGGGCGTGTAATTGTTGAGCTGGACAAAGAGAACACCTTTGCTGATGCGATGTCAGTCTTCTTTGGTTCATTCTATGTATTGAACCTGGAATACCAGGAGTCAGCGTGTGCAACATTGGAACTAATTCAGAG GTTTTTTGTAAGGATAAACCCTGAAGagggaacaaaatgtacctcCAAGGTTGGGACAAGCAGAAGGACTGGGACCATTGTGAAGCGAAAGGTTGTTCACATTAACCCTCATGTCACAACTTTCCTCCAGCGGCTTACTGAATTTGAGTGGAAAACTTCAAATTAG